From the genome of Desulfatibacillum aliphaticivorans DSM 15576, one region includes:
- a CDS encoding DUF370 domain-containing protein, translated as MEKKAARDKAEREKAERDFENKRQYLTGLRPDPMLNIGFGNRVAAHRVVAIVTPNTSPMKRLKDEAKKAGRLVDATCGRKTRAILVMDSNHVILSAIQADTLAQRYAAVKDKKEEGTHNEPE; from the coding sequence ATGGAAAAGAAGGCAGCGCGGGATAAGGCGGAGAGGGAAAAGGCCGAACGGGATTTTGAAAACAAACGCCAGTACCTGACCGGACTGAGGCCCGACCCCATGTTGAACATCGGCTTCGGCAACCGGGTGGCGGCGCACCGGGTGGTGGCCATAGTCACGCCCAATACCTCGCCCATGAAGAGGCTGAAGGACGAGGCCAAGAAAGCGGGCAGGCTGGTGGACGCCACATGCGGCAGAAAAACCAGGGCCATCCTGGTCATGGACTCCAACCATGTGATTCTGTCCGCCATTCAGGCCGACACCCTGGCCCAGCGCTACGCCGCGGTCAAGGACAAGAAAGAGGAAGGAACGCATAATGAGCCCGAATAG
- the rlmB gene encoding 23S rRNA (guanosine(2251)-2'-O)-methyltransferase RlmB yields the protein MKTELLYGMHPVREALLAGKRQFQAVYVSESRTGEGKEEILSLARERGIEVKTPDQSFFKGQDRGGQGVAARVSLFKPIALESLVKKAGGEQPLFFLLMDEINDPQNCGALMRTALCAGVNGVIMPDKRSSPLSPAVSKASAGALEHMPVARVVNLVRSMQYLKDQGVWFFGLDARASGTVWEADLTGPAAVVVGNEGKGLRPLVRKECDQLVSIPQAGPLGSLNASVAGALSMYEVMRQRRMSVKSKG from the coding sequence ATGAAAACCGAACTTTTATACGGCATGCACCCGGTGCGCGAGGCCCTTTTGGCGGGAAAAAGGCAGTTCCAGGCGGTTTACGTGTCGGAATCCCGAACCGGCGAAGGCAAGGAGGAAATCCTCTCTCTGGCCCGGGAGCGCGGCATTGAGGTGAAAACCCCGGATCAATCCTTTTTTAAAGGCCAGGACCGAGGCGGCCAGGGAGTGGCGGCCAGGGTCAGCCTTTTTAAGCCCATAGCCCTGGAGTCGCTCGTTAAAAAGGCGGGCGGCGAACAGCCCCTGTTCTTTTTGCTTATGGATGAAATAAACGACCCGCAAAACTGCGGCGCTTTAATGCGCACCGCCTTGTGCGCGGGCGTCAACGGCGTGATCATGCCGGACAAACGCTCGTCTCCGTTAAGCCCGGCGGTCTCCAAAGCCTCCGCCGGCGCCCTGGAGCACATGCCCGTAGCCAGGGTCGTCAACCTGGTCCGATCCATGCAATACCTCAAGGACCAGGGAGTATGGTTTTTCGGCCTGGACGCCCGGGCCTCCGGCACAGTCTGGGAGGCGGACCTGACCGGTCCCGCCGCCGTTGTTGTCGGGAACGAGGGCAAGGGGCTCAGGCCCCTGGTAAGAAAGGAATGCGACCAACTGGTCTCCATTCCCCAAGCAGGCCCCTTGGGGTCGTTGAACGCTTCAGTTGCAGGCGCGCTTTCCATGTATGAGGTCATGCGCCAACGCAGAATGTCAGTCAAGTCGAAAGGGTAA
- a CDS encoding YicC/YloC family endoribonuclease: MIHSMTAFARGEAQGDDKTISVEIRSVNHRFCEIAVRMPRPWIALEEKIKNRIRQSVSRGRVDVTVEVRSQGGSSQVYEADAALARNYYEAVKEVHEALGLSDPIPIDSIIRLNGVINASSVKPDLESDWSLLEQALSQALETLSSMRETEGAALYEDFLGRLKKLEESLESVSSMAASQPEVHLEKLKERLAALLEGAADLDPARLAQEAAFLADKSDITEEIVRARSHIAQFRDILDQEEPPGRSLNFLAQELHREFSTMGSKSSDAGLSHVVVAAKAEVEKIREQVQNVE, translated from the coding sequence GTGATACACAGCATGACCGCGTTTGCGAGAGGGGAAGCGCAAGGCGACGACAAAACCATTTCCGTGGAAATCCGGTCCGTGAACCACCGGTTTTGCGAGATCGCCGTGCGCATGCCCAGGCCCTGGATCGCCCTGGAGGAAAAAATCAAAAACCGCATCCGCCAAAGCGTCAGCCGCGGCCGGGTGGACGTGACCGTGGAAGTCCGCAGCCAGGGAGGTTCGTCCCAGGTTTACGAGGCGGACGCGGCCCTGGCCCGAAACTACTACGAGGCCGTCAAGGAGGTCCACGAAGCCCTGGGCCTGTCCGACCCCATCCCCATAGACAGCATCATTCGTCTGAACGGGGTAATCAACGCCTCCTCGGTCAAGCCGGACCTGGAGTCGGACTGGAGCCTGCTGGAGCAGGCATTGAGCCAGGCCCTGGAAACCCTGTCCTCCATGCGGGAGACCGAAGGCGCGGCCTTGTATGAGGATTTTTTAGGCCGTCTGAAAAAGCTGGAGGAATCCCTTGAGTCCGTTTCCAGCATGGCGGCGAGCCAGCCCGAGGTTCATTTGGAAAAACTCAAGGAGCGCCTGGCCGCCCTTTTGGAAGGCGCCGCCGATCTGGATCCGGCCCGTCTGGCCCAGGAAGCTGCTTTCCTGGCGGATAAATCGGACATCACGGAGGAAATCGTCCGCGCCCGAAGCCATATCGCCCAGTTCAGGGATATCCTGGACCAGGAGGAGCCTCCGGGCCGGTCGCTTAACTTCCTGGCGCAGGAACTGCACAGGGAGTTCTCCACCATGGGCTCCAAATCCTCGGATGCGGGGCTGTCCCACGTGGTTGTGGCCGCCAAGGCGGAAGTGGAAAAAATTCGGGAGCAGGTCCAAAACGTGGAATAA
- the gmk gene encoding guanylate kinase, translating into MSPNSRGKLFIMSAPSGAGKSTLREALCARQPNLAYSVSHTTRPPRQGEKNGVDYHFTSKEDFLQGIEDARWAEWAEVHGNYYGTSARFIARCLDRGCFVLLDIDVQGTEKILKRFPEAVTLFIMPPSMEVLEQRLSSRGTDAPEVIAQRLENAKGEMNKRSLYKHILVNDDLETAISELEGVMLQYGAPPPCPEAERRS; encoded by the coding sequence ATGAGCCCGAATAGCCGGGGCAAACTATTTATCATGTCCGCCCCCTCCGGAGCGGGCAAGTCCACCCTCAGGGAGGCCCTGTGCGCAAGACAGCCCAACCTGGCCTATTCGGTGTCCCACACCACCCGCCCTCCCCGGCAAGGGGAAAAAAACGGCGTGGATTACCATTTCACGTCCAAGGAGGATTTCCTCCAAGGCATTGAGGACGCGCGGTGGGCCGAATGGGCCGAAGTCCATGGCAATTATTACGGCACCAGCGCCCGGTTTATCGCCCGCTGCCTGGACCGGGGATGCTTCGTGCTCCTGGACATCGACGTCCAGGGCACGGAAAAAATCCTCAAACGCTTTCCCGAGGCCGTCACCCTGTTCATCATGCCGCCTTCCATGGAGGTTTTGGAGCAACGGCTTTCAAGCCGGGGAACCGACGCACCGGAAGTGATCGCCCAACGCCTGGAAAACGCCAAGGGCGAAATGAACAAAAGGAGCCTGTATAAACATATATTGGTGAACGACGACCTGGAGACGGCCATCAGCGAACTGGAAGGCGTGATGCTGCAATACGGAGCGCCTCCCCCTTGCCCGGAGGCGGAGCGGCGCTCATGA
- the icd gene encoding isocitrate dehydrogenase (NADP(+)) → MTMQGTKITVSNDGTLNVPNDPIIPFIEGDGTGPDIWAATQLALDAAVKYAYKGEKHIVWKEILAGEKAFNQTGEWLPQETLDAIQEHVAAIKGPLTTPVGGGIRSVNVAIRQLLDLYACVRPTRYIPPMPSPVREPEKVDMVIFRENTEDLYAGIEFESGTEEADKLAAFLTREFGSKVPEKAGIGIKPISAQNTKRLVAMAIEYAIANDRASVTLMHKGNIMKFTEGAFAKWGYEVAKERFADQTITEQELWDDFDGKRPEGKVVIKDRIADMLFQQVLLRPDEFDVIATPNLNGDYISDALAAQVGGLGMAPGANIGDGCAVFEATHGTAPKYANLDKVNPGSLILSGAMMLTYLGWEEAAEALHKALAKTISQKRVTYDLARQMPGATEVKCSEFAKALAENLS, encoded by the coding sequence ATGACAATGCAAGGAACGAAAATCACGGTTTCGAATGACGGAACGTTGAACGTGCCTAACGACCCGATTATTCCTTTTATAGAAGGGGACGGGACCGGTCCGGACATCTGGGCGGCGACCCAACTGGCCCTGGACGCGGCAGTTAAATACGCTTACAAGGGCGAAAAACACATTGTCTGGAAGGAAATCCTGGCCGGAGAAAAGGCCTTTAACCAGACCGGCGAATGGCTGCCCCAGGAAACCCTGGACGCCATCCAGGAGCACGTAGCGGCCATCAAAGGCCCCCTCACCACGCCCGTGGGCGGCGGCATCCGCAGCGTCAACGTGGCCATCCGCCAATTGCTGGATCTCTACGCCTGCGTGCGCCCCACCCGATACATCCCGCCCATGCCAAGCCCGGTGCGGGAGCCCGAAAAGGTGGACATGGTGATTTTCAGGGAAAACACCGAAGACCTTTACGCCGGCATCGAATTCGAGTCCGGAACCGAAGAAGCCGACAAGCTGGCGGCCTTTCTGACCAGGGAGTTTGGCTCTAAAGTCCCGGAAAAAGCCGGCATAGGCATCAAGCCCATCAGCGCCCAAAACACCAAAAGGCTGGTGGCCATGGCCATTGAATACGCCATCGCCAATGATCGCGCCTCCGTCACCCTCATGCACAAAGGCAACATCATGAAGTTCACCGAAGGCGCCTTCGCCAAATGGGGCTACGAGGTCGCCAAGGAACGCTTTGCCGACCAAACCATCACCGAACAGGAGCTTTGGGACGACTTTGACGGAAAACGCCCCGAAGGCAAGGTCGTCATCAAGGACCGCATCGCCGACATGCTCTTCCAGCAAGTCCTCCTCAGGCCCGACGAATTCGACGTCATCGCCACGCCCAACCTGAACGGCGACTACATCTCCGACGCCCTGGCCGCCCAGGTCGGGGGACTGGGCATGGCCCCCGGCGCCAACATCGGCGACGGCTGCGCCGTGTTCGAGGCCACCCACGGAACCGCACCCAAATACGCCAACCTGGATAAGGTCAACCCCGGCTCCCTGATTCTCTCCGGCGCCATGATGCTGACCTACCTGGGATGGGAGGAGGCCGCCGAAGCCCTGCATAAAGCTCTGGCGAAAACCATCAGCCAAAAGCGGGTCACCTACGACCTGGCCCGGCAGATGCCCGGGGCGACCGAGGTGAAATGCTCCGAATTCGCCAAGGCTCTGGCGGAGAATTTATCATAA